A genomic segment from Aegilops tauschii subsp. strangulata cultivar AL8/78 chromosome 1, Aet v6.0, whole genome shotgun sequence encodes:
- the LOC109781800 gene encoding hexokinase-2 isoform X2, whose amino-acid sequence MRKAAVAAVAAAAAVGVALLARRQMREAKRWGRADAVLRGLEERSAAPPARLRQVADAMAVEMHAGLASEGGSKLGMIISYVDSLPSGQEKGLFYALDLGGTNFRVLRVQLGGKEGRVVKQECDEISIPAHLMTGTSQELFDFIAAALAKFVASEGEDFHLLEGRQRELGFTFSFPVKQSSIASGTLIKWTKGFSIDETVGADVVAELSSALDRQGLDMKVTALVNDTIGTLAGGRYDDNDVVAAVILGTGTNAAYVERANAIPKWHGLLPKSGDMVINMEWGNFRSSHLPLTEFDQALDAESLNPGEQIYEKLISGMYLGEIVRRVLLKMTEEASLFGDDIPPKLKIPFILRTPHMSMMHHDTSPDLRTVGAKLKDVLGIQGTSLKTRRLVVDVCDIVAKRGARLAAAGIHGVLKKLGRDIPGSDKHRTVIAMDGGLYEHYTIFSETLENTLREMLGEEVSSSVVIKLANDGSGIGAALLAAAHSQYLEAEV is encoded by the exons ATGAGgaaggcggcggtggcggcggtcgcggcggcggcggcggtgggggtgGCGCTGCTGGCGCGGCGCCAGATGCGGGAGGCCAAGCGGTGGGGCCGCGCCGACGCGGTGCTGCGGGGCCTCGAGGAGCGctccgccgcgccgccggcccggctGCGCCAGGTGGCCGACGCCATGGCCGTCGAGATGCACGCCGGGCTCGCCTCCGAGGGCGGCAGCAAGCTCGGGATGATCATCAGCTACGTCGACTCCCTCCCCTCGGG GCAAGAGAAGGGGCTATTTTATGCACTTGACCTTGGAGGGACAAATTTTCGCGTTTTACGTGTTCAATTAGGAGGCAAGGAAGGGCGAGTTGTGAAGCAAGAATGTGATGAGATCTCAATCCCGGCACACTTAATGACTGGGACCTCGCAA GAACTATTTGATTTTATTGCCGCTGCTTTGGCAAAATTTGTTGCCTCAGAGGGTGAAGACTTTCATCTTCTTGAGGGAAGGCAAAGAGAGCTTGGTTTTACTTTCTCTTTTCCAGTAAAGCAGTCTTCAATTGCATCCGGAACTCTTATCAAGTGGACTAAGGGTTTTTCTATTGATGAAACG GTAGGCGCAGATGTGGTGGCTGAATTAAGCAGTGCTCTAGACCGTCAGGGGCTTGATATGAAAGTGACAGCACTG GTAAATGATACTATAGGAACATTGGCTGGGGGCAGATATGATGACAATGATGTCGTTGCTGCTGTTATTCTGGGTACAGGTACCAATGCAGCATACGTGGAACGTGCCAATGCAATTCCTAAATGGCATGGCCTCCTTCCCAAGTCAGGAGATATG GTAATAAATATGGAATGGGGGAACTTCAGATCGTCCCATCTTCCTTTGACTGAATTTGATCAAGCATTAGATGCAGAAAGCCTGAATCCTGGTGAACAG ATTTATGAAAAGCTGATCTCTGGTATGTATTTGGGGGAAATTGTAAGAAGAGTCTTGTTAAAGATGACTGAAGAAGCTTCTCTTTTTGGTGATGATATACCACCAAAACTAAAGATCCCATTTATTCTTAG GACGCCACATATGTCAATGATGCACCATGACACGTCACCTGATCTCAGAACAGTTGGAGCCAAACTGAAAGATGTCCTAGGG ATCCAGGGCACCTCACTTAAAACGAGACGGCTAGTTGTGGACGTATGCGACATCGTTGCAAAGCGTGGGGCGCGCCTTGCTGCTGCAGGGATACACGGGGTCCTCAAAAAGCTTGGACGGGACATCCCCGGCAGCGACAAGCACAGGACGGTTATTGCCATGGACGGTGGGCTCTACGAGCACTACACAATCTTCAGCGAAACCCTGGAGAACACCCTGCGCGAGATGCTAGGGGAGGAAGTATCCTCCTCCGTTGTCATCAAGCTCGCGAACGACGGGTCAGGTATCGGGGCCGCTCTCCTCGCTGCAGCTCATTCTCAGTACCTCGAGGCCGAGGTCTGA
- the LOC109781820 gene encoding probable hexosyltransferase MUCI70, producing the protein MSGAASLGLRTGSCGSLPAAGAGAGAAVPVGRKARGWGLRAGAGAGGGDKERLQLLHRALRLVGRRGAGLLLLLAVASAALFCSLFAVVKDDNTSSIIIASNYEVTNAIQNSVYPSTTRPLMMSNDHNKFEHPNRLHLSPGNFTNHPCEGFAVPPILFDKKRTGPRPCPVCYVSVDQAFALMPLQASPSPVLENLDYALEDSVTANFSNPGSAFGGHLSLEQRNKSFDITNSMTVHCGFVRGKKPGQGTGFDISDDDLLEMEQCRELVVASAIFGNYDMIQHPRNVNELSKANACFYMFVDEETMAYVKNSSSLYKDNKVGLWRLVVVRNLPYEDPRRTGKIPKLLLHRLFPNVRFSVWIDAKLQLVVDPYLLLERFLWRKNSSFAISRHYRRFDVYEEAEANKAAGKYDNASIDEQIDFYRNEGLTHYSPAKLPITSDVPEGCVIIREHVPISNLFTCLWFNEVDRFTARDQISFSTVRDKIRAKVGWMPQMFLDCERRNFVVQAYHRELLEQMIASGRNTPPIAVEPSRKIRPGSSRRAPPSKKPVVRRKKEKKSSSRRRAAKPVTWAMDAG; encoded by the exons ATGAGCGGCGCCGCCTCGCTGGGGCTGCGCACGGGGAGCTGCGGCTCCCTGCCCGCGGCGGGCGCgggcgccggcgccgccgtccCCGTCGGGAGGAAAGCCCGGGGCTGGGGCCtgcgcgccggcgccggcgccggcggcggggacAAGGAGCGCCTGCAGCTGCTGCACCGCGCGCTGCGCCTCGTCGGCCGCCGCGGGGCCGGACTGCTCCTGCTGCTCGCCGTCGCCTCCGCCGCGCTCTTCTGCTCCCTCTTCGCCGTCGTCAAAG ATGACAACACTTCTTCAATTATCATTGCTAGCAACTACGAAGTCACCAATGCCATCCAGAATTCTGTATACCCCAGCACAACAAGGCCTCTTATGATGTCCAATGACCACAACAAATTCGAGCATCCAAATCGGCTTCATCTTTCACCTGGAAACTTCACAAATCATCCTTGTGAAGGTTTCGCAGTTCCTCCTATCCTGTTTGATAAGAAACGCACTGGGCCTCGAC CATGCCCTGTTTGCTATGTCTCGGTAGATCAGGCATTTGCTCTGATGCCTCTACAAGCTTCGCCATCTCCTGTCCTTGAAAACTTAGATTATGCCTTGGAAGACAGCGTCACAGCAAATTTCTCAAATCCGGGCTCTGCATTTGGAGGGCATCTATCTCTGGAGCAGAGAAATAAATCTTTTGACATTACCAATTCGATGACTGTCCACTGTGG ATTTGTTAGAGGAAAGAAACCTGGCCAAGGTACCGGATTTGACATCAGTGATGATGATCTGCTAGAAATGGAGCAATGCCGTGAGCTTGTTGTAGCTTCCGCCATTTTCG GGAACTATGATATGATTCAACATCCAAGGAATGTCAATGAATTGTCAAAGGCAAATGCGTGTTTTTATATGTTTGTAGACGAAGAAACAATGGCTTATGTCAAGAATTCCAGCTCACTGTACAAAGATAATAAAGTTGGCTTATGGAGGCTAGTGGTTGTCCGAAACCTCCCTTATGAAGATCCAAGGCGCACGGGGAAG ATTCCCAAGCTTCTGCTCCATAGGCTATTTCCAAATGTAAGATTTTCAGTTTGGATAGACGCAAAGCTTCAGCTTGTTGTGGATCCTTATTTACTGCTTGAGAG GTTTCTGTGGAGAAAGAATTCTAGTTTTGCGATATCTCGGCACTACAGACGTTTTGATGTGTATGAAGAAGCAGAAGCTAATAAAGCTGCTGGAAAGTATGACAATGCATCAATCGATGAACAAATAGATTTTTACAGAAATGAGGGCCTAACACATTATTCTCCCGCCAAGCTTCCTATCACAAGTG ACGTCCCAGAAGGCTGTGTGATCATCAGAGAACACGTCCCTATCTCGAACCTCTTCACATGTCTTTGGTTCAATGAAGTTGACCGTTTCACCGCCAGGGATCAAATTAGCTTCAGCACCGTCCGGGACAAAATAAGGGCTAAAGTCGGCTGGATGCCCCAGATGTTCCTGGACTGCGAAAGGCGCAACTTTGTTGTCCAG GCATACCACAGGGAGCTGCTAGAGCAGATGATTGCGTCCGGCAGGAACACGCCTCCGATCGCGGTCGAACCATCTCGGAAAATCAGACCAGGTAGCAGCAGGAGAGCTCCCCCGTCGAAGAAGCCTGTCGTGAGgcggaaaaaggagaagaaatcGAGCTCGCGGAGGCGGGCCGCGAAGCCGGTTACCTGGGCGATGGATGCTGGGTGA
- the LOC109781809 gene encoding uncharacterized protein, which translates to MQKSQGPKSTARRRPLRVLSGNRTPHPAPPGSLRRKPPTAAAAPPSAAAAAAAEPALDRLLLASSALAGLVSQIDKLVSSALQCHTISTRGEQEIESFSCFLSDTNSSLKQWASRLKQALEASPAKSENASKHTMETCSKCVAKGNDKLFPSNSNLPPAGPAVSPSQDLVCSSSNNLPETDLIVSPSPLVSWRTGACMVDSGKQLFLLTPLPKSKARSSMCPRSSKAQLRTTASMDELNFPDLPVWKLTISDDNSPDLEQSVKGKEARAGVATPYPSKAKKSSSEDNLFSPFSFSIQKSRRAPLPTPCLKTALRGKQHVFSPISEGSSKDDILSAGPTESDKPPSGSSDEMLSDEKDLASRYPDLYGFNQPTGDRRRKKEADVALDWFLSPLKTCVLMDPSPTDDKPVPVPAKDNKSLIESPWEGWESNNNLEGRRKLSDCNPIQTLSVHSKAVVGTPRKGLESNNLKGKQELPDDKLIQTPAVHSRALVGTPWKGLESTNLKGRHAGETTLKKELWARFEAVSTNELHLDRSVFQKQDGRRFIDMLEEAE; encoded by the exons ATGCAGAAGAGCCAGGGACCCAagtcgacggcgcggcggcgccCCCTGCGCGTCCTCTCCGGCAACAGGACGCCCCACCCGGCGCCGCCCGGATCCCTCCGCCGCAAGCCCCCCACCGCTGCGGCCGCTcccccctccgccgccgccgccgccgcggccgagccggcgctcgaccgcctcctcctcgccagctCCGCCCTCGCCGGCCTCGTCTCCCAG ATTGACAAATTGGTCTCCAGCGCCCTCCAATGCCATACTATATCCACGAGAGGGGAACAAGAGATAGAATCCTTCAGTTGCTTCTTGTCAGACACTAATTCTTCTTTGAAG CAATGGGCCTCCAGACTTAAGCAAGCGCTTGAAGCTTCCCCAGCCAAAAGTGAAAATGCCTCAAAGCACACCATGGAAACCTGTTCAAAATGTGTTGCGAAAGGGAATGACAAGTTGTTTCCCAGCAACAGCAACTTACCTCCAGCAGGCCCGGCAGTATCGCCTTCACAAGACTTGGtctgcagcagcagcaacaacttACCAGAGACTGACCTGATTGTCTCGCCTTCACCTCTTGTTTCATGGCGTACTGGGGCATGTATGGTCGACAGTGGGAAGCAGTTATTTCTCTTGACACCATTGCCAAAATCAAAAGCACGCTCATCCATGTGCCCAAGATCATCAAAAGCACAGTTGAGGACAACTGCCAGCATGGATGAGCTGAATTTTCCCGATTTACCTGTTTGGAAACTAACCATTTCTGATGACAATAGTCCTGATCTGGAGCAAAGCGTGAAAGGAAAGGAAGCAAGGGCTGGTGTTGCGACACCTTATCCTAGCAAAGCAAAGAAAAGCTCATCAGAAGACAATCTATTTTCGCCTTTTAGCTTCTCAATTCAGAAGAGCAGGAGAGCACCACTGCCTACTCCATGCCTGAAGACAGCATTGCGAGGTAAGCAACATGTGTTCTCACCGATATCGGAGGGCTCAAGTAAGGATGACATTCTCAGTGCTGGACCGACTGAGAGTGACAAACCACCATCTGGATCCTCTGATGAAATGCTGTCTGATGAGAAGGATCTGGCATCAAGGTATCCAGACCTGTATGGGTTTAATCAGCCTACCGGAGACAGACGCCGAAAGAAAGAAGCCGATGTGGCTCTTGACTGGTTCTTGTCGCCCCTCAAGACCTGCGTGCTAATGGATCCAAGTCCAACAGATGATAAGCCTGTTCCCGTTCCAGCAAAGGATAACAAATCCTTGATAGAAAGTCCTTGGGAAGGCTGGGAAAGCAACAATAACCTGGAGGGAAGACGGAAACTTTCAGATTGCAATCCTATCCAAACTCTATCGGTGCATAGCAAGGCCGTGGTTGGTACTCCCCGAAAAGGCCTGGAAAGCAATAACCTGAAGGGAAAGCAGGAGCTTCCAGATGACAAACTCATCCAGACCCCAGCAGTGCATAGCAGGGCCTTGGTTGGCACTCCCTGGAAAGGCCTGGAAAGCACCAACCTGAAGGGAAGGCACGCCGGCGAAACTACTCTCAAGAAGGAGCTCTGGGCAAGATTCGAGGCGGTCTCGACCAACGAGCTGCACCTAGACAGGTCAGTCTTCCAGAAGCAAGATGGGAGGAGATTCATCGACATGCTCGAGGAGGCTGAATGA
- the LOC109781862 gene encoding pathogenesis-related protein PR-4 translates to MAGRMALAVVLLTAAAAAAAAQSASNVRATYNYYSPEKINWDLNAASAYCATWDAGMSYAWRSKYGWTAFCGPAGPTGQASCGKCLLVTNTATGAQITARIVDQCSNGGLDLDFDTVFSKIDTDGQGVAQGHLTVSYQFVDCGDN, encoded by the exons ATGGCCGGACGCATGGCGCTTGCGGTGGTCCTGCTGACCGCGGCGGctgccgcggcggcggcgcagtcggCGTCGAACGTGCGCGCCACCTACAACTACTACAGCCCGGAGAAGATCAACTGGGACCTCAACGCTGCCAGCGCCTACTGCGCCACCTGGGACGCCGGCATGTCGTACGCCTGGCGCTCCAAGTACGGCTGGACGGCCTTCTGCGGCCCCGCCGGGCCGACCGGCCAGGCGTCCTGCGGCAAGTGCCTCCTG GTGACGAACACGGCGACCGGCGCGCAGATCACGGCGAGGATCGTCGACCAGTGTAGCAACGGCGGGCTGGACCTGGACTTCGACACGGTGTTCAGCAAGATCGACACCGACGGGCAGGGCGTGGCCCAGGGCCACCTCACCGTCAGCTACCAGTTCGTTGACTGCGGCGACAACTAA
- the LOC109781800 gene encoding hexokinase-2 isoform X1, whose product MRKAAVAAVAAAAAVGVALLARRQMREAKRWGRADAVLRGLEERSAAPPARLRQVADAMAVEMHAGLASEGGSKLGMIISYVDSLPSGQEKGLFYALDLGGTNFRVLRVQLGGKEGRVVKQECDEISIPAHLMTGTSQELFDFIAAALAKFVASEGEDFHLLEGRQRELGFTFSFPVKQSSIASGTLIKWTKGFSIDETVGADVVAELSSALDRQGLDMKVTALVNDTIGTLAGGRYDDNDVVAAVILGTGTNAAYVERANAIPKWHGLLPKSGDMVINMEWGNFRSSHLPLTEFDQALDAESLNPGEQIYEKLISGMYLGEIVRRVLLKMTEEASLFGDDIPPKLKIPFILRSRAPHLKRDG is encoded by the exons ATGAGgaaggcggcggtggcggcggtcgcggcggcggcggcggtgggggtgGCGCTGCTGGCGCGGCGCCAGATGCGGGAGGCCAAGCGGTGGGGCCGCGCCGACGCGGTGCTGCGGGGCCTCGAGGAGCGctccgccgcgccgccggcccggctGCGCCAGGTGGCCGACGCCATGGCCGTCGAGATGCACGCCGGGCTCGCCTCCGAGGGCGGCAGCAAGCTCGGGATGATCATCAGCTACGTCGACTCCCTCCCCTCGGG GCAAGAGAAGGGGCTATTTTATGCACTTGACCTTGGAGGGACAAATTTTCGCGTTTTACGTGTTCAATTAGGAGGCAAGGAAGGGCGAGTTGTGAAGCAAGAATGTGATGAGATCTCAATCCCGGCACACTTAATGACTGGGACCTCGCAA GAACTATTTGATTTTATTGCCGCTGCTTTGGCAAAATTTGTTGCCTCAGAGGGTGAAGACTTTCATCTTCTTGAGGGAAGGCAAAGAGAGCTTGGTTTTACTTTCTCTTTTCCAGTAAAGCAGTCTTCAATTGCATCCGGAACTCTTATCAAGTGGACTAAGGGTTTTTCTATTGATGAAACG GTAGGCGCAGATGTGGTGGCTGAATTAAGCAGTGCTCTAGACCGTCAGGGGCTTGATATGAAAGTGACAGCACTG GTAAATGATACTATAGGAACATTGGCTGGGGGCAGATATGATGACAATGATGTCGTTGCTGCTGTTATTCTGGGTACAGGTACCAATGCAGCATACGTGGAACGTGCCAATGCAATTCCTAAATGGCATGGCCTCCTTCCCAAGTCAGGAGATATG GTAATAAATATGGAATGGGGGAACTTCAGATCGTCCCATCTTCCTTTGACTGAATTTGATCAAGCATTAGATGCAGAAAGCCTGAATCCTGGTGAACAG ATTTATGAAAAGCTGATCTCTGGTATGTATTTGGGGGAAATTGTAAGAAGAGTCTTGTTAAAGATGACTGAAGAAGCTTCTCTTTTTGGTGATGATATACCACCAAAACTAAAGATCCCATTTATTCTTAG ATCCAGGGCACCTCACTTAAAACGAGACGGCTAG